The Brachyhypopomus gauderio isolate BG-103 chromosome 1, BGAUD_0.2, whole genome shotgun sequence genome includes a window with the following:
- the park7 gene encoding Parkinson disease protein 7 homolog has protein sequence MAAKRALVILSKGAEEMETVIPVDVMRRAGVSVIVAGLTGKEPVECSRNVVICPDSSLEEASKKGPFDVVVLPGGALGAQNLSESPAVKEVLKEQESRKGLIAAICAGPTALLAHGIAYGSTVTTHPGAKDKMMTGDHYKYSEARVQKDGQLITSRGPGTSFEFALAIVEELMGAEVAAQVKAPLILKD, from the exons ATGGCTGCAAAACGAGCATTAGTGATTTTGTCGAAGGGTGCAGAGGAGATGGAAACCGTTATACCAGTGGACGTCATGCGTAGAGCTGGG GTTTCTGTTATTGTAGCAGGATTGACAGGGAAGGAGCCAGTTGAGTGTAGCCGTAATGTCGTTATCTGTCCAGATTCAAGCCTAGAGGAAGCCTCCAAAAAG GGCCCATTTGATGTGGTTGTTTTACCCGGAGGAGCACTTGGTGCACAGAACCTTTCTGAG TCTCCTGCTGTGAAGGAGGTTTTGAAGGAGCAGGAGAGCAGGAAGGGGCTGATTGCTGCCATCTGTGCAG GGCCAACTGCGCTTTTGGCTCATGGCATTGCTTACGGCAGCACAGTCACCACCCACCCAGGTGCCAAAGACAAGATGATGACTGGAG ATCACTACAAGTACTCAGAGGCTCGTGTTCAGAAAGACGGCCAGCTGATCACTAGTCGAGGCCCAGGCACCAGCTTTGAATTTGCTCTAGCAATAGTAGAGGAGCTTATGGGCGCTGAGGTGGCAGCACAGGTCAAAGCACCCCTGATCCTGAAGGATTAA